One window of bacterium genomic DNA carries:
- a CDS encoding MFS transporter, whose amino-acid sequence MNRRVLLQLSYGHFATDLSQGALPALLPLFKTQYHLSYTDVGLVVLIASISSSIVQPAFGVLSDRARMRWLMPAGALISGTGMILAVAAHHFALMMAMIFLCGLGVAAFHPEGYKWAGLASGERRATGMSYFSAGGNVGYGFGPAAASVALHLAGLRGLFYMPVFSIPAAVILWFVASPRRRSELEAEWHETARAAAGEEMDGRRSGVPAAPRVGRMTAQTVLGLLVTFVVLRSWTSTGESSFIPLYFAGVRHLTPTYAGLLVSLFLGAGSVGTLLGGIAADRWGRRRMLLVSMAILPPLLWLMPRAVGPIGLAAALIAGMAAVSTFAVVMVMAQSVIPGRIGLISGLIIGFAVGTGGIGTTILGAIADRWGVLRALDVTALLPFAALAIALLLPPDPPGAWNPNVETTRSSVRGAHAGAAGGS is encoded by the coding sequence GTGAACCGCCGCGTGTTGCTCCAGTTGAGTTACGGCCACTTCGCGACCGATCTCTCGCAGGGCGCGCTGCCGGCGCTGCTCCCCCTGTTTAAGACGCAGTACCATCTATCCTACACGGACGTCGGCCTGGTGGTGCTCATAGCTAGTATCAGCTCCTCTATCGTGCAGCCCGCGTTCGGCGTGCTGAGCGACCGGGCCCGGATGCGCTGGCTCATGCCGGCCGGGGCGCTGATCTCGGGGACCGGCATGATTCTGGCGGTGGCGGCCCACCACTTCGCACTCATGATGGCCATGATCTTCCTCTGCGGGCTCGGCGTGGCCGCGTTCCACCCCGAAGGGTACAAGTGGGCCGGCCTCGCGAGCGGCGAACGGCGCGCCACGGGCATGTCGTACTTCTCCGCCGGCGGAAACGTGGGCTACGGATTCGGCCCGGCGGCCGCCAGCGTGGCGCTACATCTCGCCGGCCTGAGGGGCCTTTTCTATATGCCGGTGTTCAGCATTCCCGCCGCCGTGATCCTGTGGTTCGTCGCTTCGCCGCGCCGGCGCAGCGAACTCGAAGCGGAGTGGCACGAGACCGCCCGTGCGGCCGCCGGCGAGGAGATGGACGGACGGAGGTCCGGCGTGCCGGCCGCCCCGCGGGTCGGCCGCATGACCGCGCAGACGGTCCTGGGCCTCCTCGTCACGTTCGTCGTCCTGCGTTCCTGGACGTCGACGGGCGAGTCGAGCTTCATTCCGCTGTATTTCGCCGGTGTGCGCCATCTCACACCGACGTACGCGGGCCTGCTGGTCAGCCTCTTCCTCGGCGCCGGATCGGTCGGTACGCTGCTCGGCGGCATCGCCGCGGATCGGTGGGGTCGCCGGCGCATGCTCCTCGTCTCGATGGCGATCCTGCCGCCGCTGCTGTGGCTCATGCCCCGCGCGGTCGGCCCGATCGGCCTGGCCGCGGCGCTGATCGCCGGGATGGCCGCCGTCAGCACGTTCGCCGTCGTCATGGTGATGGCGCAGTCGGTCATTCCGGGACGGATCGGGCTCATCTCCGGCCTCATCATCGGCTTCGCCGTCGGCACCGGCGGCATCGGGACGACGATTCTCGGGGCGATCGCGGACCGGTGGGGCGTGCTGCGGGCGCTCGACGTGACCGCGCTGCTGCCGTTCGCGGCGCTCGCGATCGCGCTGCTGCTGCCCCCCGACCCACCGGGGGCATGGAACCCGAATGTCGAAACGACTCGTAGTTCCGTACGTGGCGCGCACGCCGGCGCCGCGGGAGGCTCGTGA
- a CDS encoding dienelactone hydrolase family protein: MHHDDNLSGGGLRRRRFLRYLLAGAAGSLCAGTLTAPQARRAWAAAPKAPPSPPGWPPDKAGTTGITVKPDDPSISAAPIEFPAFLTTLQGYLATPTGGETYPAILILHDASGLSEHYRDIARRLAKLGYVALVPDLLSRSGGTAKLGGDAKVADAMTRIPIPKFVQDMNSAMRYLEAHPLVSKTRVGMLSFGLGGVFSWFLLADNSDVKAAAIYYGGVPNLNLVPHISTSVLAVFGDGDGHDEADLKELDAAMKKAGTPWTYKIEAKAGRGFFDDTRRGYTPEAAKDAWKIALDWYEKHLTA; the protein is encoded by the coding sequence ATGCATCACGACGACAATTTGTCAGGTGGAGGGCTGCGACGCCGGCGATTCCTGCGCTACCTGCTGGCCGGAGCGGCCGGGTCGCTGTGCGCCGGCACGCTTACCGCCCCGCAGGCGCGGCGCGCCTGGGCCGCGGCGCCGAAGGCGCCTCCGTCGCCACCCGGCTGGCCGCCCGACAAGGCCGGGACGACCGGCATCACCGTCAAGCCCGACGACCCGTCGATCTCGGCCGCGCCGATCGAGTTTCCGGCGTTTCTCACCACGCTGCAGGGGTACCTCGCCACCCCGACGGGGGGAGAGACGTATCCCGCGATCCTGATACTGCACGACGCGAGCGGCCTCTCGGAGCACTACCGCGACATCGCGCGCCGCCTCGCCAAACTGGGCTACGTCGCGCTCGTGCCCGATCTGCTGTCCCGATCCGGAGGCACCGCCAAGTTGGGCGGCGACGCCAAAGTCGCGGACGCGATGACGCGAATTCCCATCCCCAAGTTCGTCCAGGATATGAACAGCGCGATGCGCTACCTGGAAGCGCACCCGCTCGTCTCCAAGACGCGCGTGGGTATGTTGTCGTTCGGGCTCGGCGGGGTGTTCTCGTGGTTCCTGCTGGCCGACAACTCGGACGTCAAAGCGGCGGCGATCTACTACGGCGGCGTGCCGAATTTGAATCTGGTACCCCATATCTCGACGTCGGTGCTCGCGGTCTTCGGCGACGGCGACGGCCACGACGAAGCCGACCTCAAAGAACTCGACGCCGCGATGAAAAAGGCGGGCACGCCTTGGACGTACAAGATCGAGGCCAAGGCCGGTCGCGGCTTCTTCGACGACACGCGGCGCGGATACACGCCGGAAGCCGCCAAAGACGCCTGGAAGATAGCGCTCGACTGGTACGAAAAGCATCTGACCGCCTGA
- a CDS encoding heme o synthase, which translates to MTEPIPASIRVFRAFSVTTAVAAYLLVLLGGLVRITGAGLACPDWPLCHGRLVPPLDGLVLIEYGHRLLAASVSVLVLLTAALAFRVRRSVSGSGPLALAVLVLVAVQIVLGGLTVKLQLTPGLVATHLGVAMLFFGGLLVQAANALRPAGPAAPDGFRRLSLGAAAATFVMILIGGYVGSSGAALACPDLPFCRGPVVVPPDAPSQIHMLHRFWALVVAALVIWTAAAAARLRIRRLAVAANLALLCVALQIAAGVLNVATRLAPAVQGVHLGLAAALFATLVVLTALTRPAPERSPAGADRAVPPVRAPRPMPTIAGGSVDDFADAKVAADALAWTADEPKTPLGRAAATARDYLALMKPRIILLLLITTITTMMVASPHHLPLAALFLTVLGGTLAAGSANAFNMYVDRDIDAIMRRTCLRPVPAGRVRPSQAVVFGVVTGCLSMAVMALGVNLLAAALSTAGILFYVGVYTLWLKRSTPQNIVIGGAAGAVPPLVGWAAATGRIDAPAVALFAIVFLWTPPHFWALALGKADDYRAAGIPMLPVVRGDAETRRQIFIYSLVLSAATLALWVPLHALGLVYAVSAVALDAVFVGLAWAVLALRRPGLEMALFGYSILYLGLLFTAMVIDRLI; encoded by the coding sequence GTGACCGAGCCGATTCCCGCTTCCATCCGAGTATTCCGCGCGTTTTCTGTGACGACGGCCGTGGCGGCGTATCTGCTCGTGCTGCTCGGCGGGCTCGTCCGAATCACGGGCGCGGGCCTGGCCTGCCCGGATTGGCCGCTCTGCCACGGCCGGCTCGTGCCGCCCCTCGACGGCCTCGTCCTGATCGAATACGGCCACCGGCTGTTGGCCGCGTCGGTGAGCGTCCTCGTCCTCCTCACCGCGGCGCTCGCGTTCCGGGTACGGCGGTCGGTCTCGGGCAGCGGTCCGCTCGCGCTTGCGGTGCTGGTCCTCGTCGCGGTGCAGATCGTGCTCGGCGGCCTCACCGTCAAACTGCAGCTCACCCCGGGCCTCGTCGCCACGCACCTCGGCGTCGCGATGCTGTTCTTCGGCGGGCTGCTCGTGCAGGCGGCGAACGCGCTGCGGCCCGCGGGCCCGGCGGCGCCCGACGGGTTCCGGCGGCTCTCGCTCGGCGCGGCGGCGGCGACGTTCGTGATGATCCTGATCGGCGGCTACGTCGGCTCGAGCGGCGCCGCGCTTGCCTGTCCCGACCTGCCGTTCTGCCGGGGTCCCGTGGTGGTGCCGCCCGACGCGCCGTCGCAGATTCACATGCTGCACCGGTTCTGGGCGCTGGTCGTGGCCGCGCTGGTGATCTGGACCGCGGCGGCGGCGGCGCGGCTGCGCATCCGCCGCCTCGCCGTCGCCGCCAACCTCGCGCTGCTCTGCGTCGCCCTGCAGATCGCGGCGGGCGTGCTCAACGTCGCGACGCGCCTGGCCCCGGCGGTGCAGGGTGTGCACCTCGGCCTCGCCGCGGCGCTGTTCGCGACGCTCGTGGTCCTGACCGCGCTGACCCGGCCGGCGCCCGAGCGGTCGCCGGCCGGGGCGGACCGCGCCGTCCCGCCGGTACGCGCGCCGCGACCGATGCCCACAATTGCGGGCGGCTCGGTAGACGATTTCGCGGACGCGAAGGTGGCGGCGGACGCGCTGGCCTGGACCGCGGACGAGCCGAAGACGCCGCTCGGGCGCGCGGCCGCAACGGCGCGCGACTACCTCGCGCTGATGAAACCGCGCATCATCCTCCTGCTGCTCATCACGACGATCACGACGATGATGGTCGCCTCGCCGCATCACCTGCCGCTTGCGGCCCTCTTTCTGACGGTGCTCGGCGGCACGCTGGCGGCGGGCTCCGCCAACGCCTTCAACATGTATGTCGACCGCGATATCGACGCCATCATGCGGCGGACCTGCCTGCGTCCGGTCCCGGCGGGCCGCGTGCGCCCCTCGCAGGCCGTCGTGTTCGGCGTCGTGACCGGCTGTCTGTCGATGGCGGTGATGGCGCTCGGCGTGAACCTCCTCGCCGCGGCGCTGTCGACCGCAGGCATCCTGTTCTACGTGGGCGTCTACACGCTGTGGCTGAAGCGGTCCACGCCGCAGAACATCGTCATCGGCGGCGCCGCCGGCGCCGTGCCGCCGCTCGTCGGCTGGGCCGCGGCCACCGGGCGCATCGACGCGCCCGCGGTCGCGCTCTTCGCGATCGTGTTCCTGTGGACGCCGCCGCACTTCTGGGCGCTCGCGCTCGGCAAAGCCGACGACTACCGCGCGGCCGGGATTCCGATGCTGCCGGTCGTTCGGGGCGACGCGGAGACGCGCCGGCAGATCTTCATCTACTCGCTCGTCCTCAGCGCGGCGACGCTCGCGCTCTGGGTCCCGCTCCACGCGCTCGGCCTGGTGTACGCGGTCTCCGCGGTCGCGCTGGACGCGGTCTTCGTCGGCCTGGCGTGGGCGGTGCTGGCGCTCCGGCGGCCCGGGCTGGAGATGGCGCTCTTTGGATACTCGATCCTCTATCTCGGCCTGCTCTTCACGGCAATGGTGATCGACCGGCTGATCTGA
- a CDS encoding GNAT family N-acetyltransferase, with translation MTAPAKRVLRTVPREIIGPRVRLRRLRLSDAPAVWDAIEESRTRLERWLEWVPKCRSLRDERRDIARMHGLWRRRESFVVGIFDRTSGRYLGGSAFHKINWERRCFEIGYWIRTSAEGRGYVSEAVRLLTCLAFDRLGAERVEIFMHPRNVRSEAVVKRLGFVYEGTARAVTPGPDGNLEDRHMYALVKADYARIRWRPGRLRSQGGRRPPRALSKVYTRWIRFRLTE, from the coding sequence ATGACGGCTCCCGCGAAGAGAGTTCTCCGTACGGTCCCTCGCGAGATCATCGGTCCGCGCGTGCGTCTGCGGCGGCTCCGGCTTTCGGACGCGCCGGCGGTATGGGACGCGATCGAAGAGTCGCGGACACGCCTCGAGCGCTGGCTGGAGTGGGTGCCCAAGTGCCGGTCGCTGCGAGACGAGCGCCGCGACATCGCGCGGATGCACGGGCTGTGGCGGCGTCGTGAGAGCTTCGTCGTCGGGATCTTCGACCGCACCAGCGGCCGGTACCTCGGCGGCAGCGCCTTCCACAAGATCAACTGGGAGCGGCGGTGCTTCGAAATCGGCTACTGGATCCGCACGAGCGCGGAGGGCCGGGGCTACGTCTCTGAAGCGGTTCGCCTGCTGACCTGCCTCGCGTTCGACCGTCTCGGCGCGGAGCGCGTGGAGATCTTCATGCACCCGCGCAACGTCCGCAGCGAAGCGGTGGTCAAGCGACTCGGGTTCGTCTACGAGGGCACCGCGCGCGCGGTGACCCCGGGCCCCGACGGAAACCTGGAAGACCGGCACATGTACGCGCTCGTGAAGGCCGACTACGCTCGGATCCGGTGGCGCCCCGGGCGGCTGAGATCACAGGGTGGCCGGCGGCCGCCGCGGGCTTTATCAAAAGTTTACACCCGCTGGATACGGTTCCGGTTGACGGAGTGA
- a CDS encoding redoxin family protein, with translation MRTLVAITTCAVALAAGMLTLHAVPGLAATAAPELTGGGPWFNTDGRPVTLASLRGKVVGVEMWTAGCENCLNVLPYMKEWYAKYRDSGFVLVGVHTPEFAHEGQVAYVRAAIARLGVAYPVVMDNDYRIWNAYHNAYWPALYLIDKQGRIRYTHIGEGDYDVTERQIKALLGEKI, from the coding sequence ATGCGAACCCTTGTAGCGATCACCACGTGCGCCGTCGCCCTGGCGGCGGGAATGCTGACCCTTCACGCGGTGCCGGGCCTCGCGGCGACCGCGGCGCCCGAACTCACCGGCGGCGGACCGTGGTTCAACACCGACGGCCGGCCGGTGACGCTCGCGTCGCTACGCGGCAAAGTGGTCGGCGTGGAAATGTGGACGGCGGGCTGCGAGAACTGCCTCAACGTCCTGCCTTACATGAAGGAGTGGTACGCGAAGTATCGCGACAGCGGATTCGTCCTGGTCGGCGTGCACACGCCCGAGTTCGCCCACGAAGGCCAGGTGGCGTACGTGCGCGCGGCGATCGCCCGGCTCGGGGTCGCGTACCCCGTCGTCATGGACAACGACTACCGCATCTGGAACGCCTACCACAACGCGTACTGGCCGGCGCTCTACCTGATCGACAAACAGGGCCGGATTCGCTACACGCACATCGGCGAGGGCGATTACGACGTGACGGAGCGGCAGATCAAAGCCCTCTTGGGCGAGAAGATCTAG
- a CDS encoding nucleotidyltransferase domain-containing protein, with the protein MAGTQHSGARRGSAPRPAARGAEGVAPEVIRAAREIADRLAQERAEAVVLVGSRVRGDVHDHSDVDLIAVGRGPARRLEVHEPFVVSVQWRTPAQLREGFADLADLSPIPGWRRAVIVYDPKKIAAGLKREALAWAWDALGARADAWVAEQVTDYAEEVFKLVGSLRAARYSAAAVQRSALAMKLPRVMAVHRRTLYDGDAQLHEAIVAGMGEPWRRAHRRTLGVQAETLEQTCGAALELYALAAEETKQLLDERQFAVVRGACTAAGFPIGRTPRSKRLI; encoded by the coding sequence ATGGCCGGTACCCAGCACTCGGGCGCGCGCCGGGGCAGCGCCCCGCGACCCGCCGCCCGCGGCGCAGAGGGCGTCGCCCCGGAGGTCATACGGGCGGCGCGCGAGATCGCGGATCGCCTGGCCCAAGAGCGGGCGGAGGCGGTCGTGCTCGTCGGCAGCCGCGTGCGCGGGGACGTCCACGACCACTCCGACGTGGACCTCATCGCCGTGGGGCGCGGACCGGCCCGCCGGCTGGAAGTGCACGAGCCCTTCGTCGTCTCGGTACAGTGGCGGACGCCGGCGCAGCTCCGCGAAGGCTTCGCCGATCTCGCGGATCTCAGCCCGATTCCCGGCTGGCGGCGCGCCGTGATCGTGTATGATCCCAAGAAGATCGCCGCCGGTCTGAAGCGCGAGGCGCTCGCGTGGGCTTGGGATGCGCTCGGCGCGCGGGCCGACGCGTGGGTGGCCGAACAGGTCACCGATTACGCGGAGGAAGTCTTCAAACTCGTCGGCAGCCTCCGCGCCGCCCGCTACAGCGCCGCCGCCGTTCAGCGGTCCGCGCTGGCGATGAAGCTGCCCCGGGTGATGGCGGTGCACCGCCGGACGTTGTACGACGGGGATGCGCAGCTTCACGAGGCGATCGTCGCCGGCATGGGCGAACCGTGGCGGCGCGCCCACCGCCGGACGCTCGGCGTGCAGGCGGAGACTCTCGAGCAAACCTGCGGCGCGGCGCTGGAACTCTACGCGCTCGCCGCGGAAGAGACGAAGCAGTTGCTGGACGAGCGCCAGTTCGCCGTCGTGCGGGGGGCCTGCACGGCGGCCGGGTTCCCGATCGGAAGGACGCCGCGCAGCAAACGCCTCATTTGA
- a CDS encoding AAA family ATPase, producing the protein MNPIPAVCDSRANGESIPAVSTEDTVTAIGLAFLANVPLSLRGAPGTGKTSLLQSIADTFRWPIHTMTATIHDATDFAGLAYLSSSGSLDTRTMRASLQWAVALAAQAVKQGGDGLLFFDDIAYAPPAVQNALLQIVQQRRVGDFQLPLGIRCAAALNPTDTAASMRVLTAPLANRMVHVTWAPDADSWAEGYLSGWRFVLPALPEGWQRGLPATRAKVAAFVRSQPSFLHCEPADPNAQGSPWPSGRTWDMVSTLLTACDAADANIKVRWLLTAGAVGDSAAAAYLRWQREAGFVQPGGDAAAQFASERTTRRPALLTTM; encoded by the coding sequence ATGAATCCCATTCCTGCCGTCTGCGATTCACGCGCGAACGGCGAATCGATCCCCGCCGTCTCGACGGAAGACACGGTCACTGCGATCGGGCTGGCCTTCCTGGCCAACGTCCCGCTTTCGCTGCGCGGCGCCCCGGGAACCGGGAAAACCTCGCTGCTTCAGTCCATCGCCGATACGTTCAGGTGGCCCATCCACACGATGACGGCGACGATCCACGATGCGACGGATTTTGCCGGACTGGCGTATCTGTCGTCGAGCGGCTCCCTGGACACCCGCACGATGCGCGCATCCCTGCAGTGGGCCGTCGCCCTCGCCGCGCAGGCGGTGAAGCAGGGCGGCGACGGCCTCCTCTTTTTCGACGACATCGCCTACGCGCCGCCGGCCGTGCAGAATGCGCTGCTCCAAATCGTACAACAGCGCCGCGTCGGGGATTTTCAGTTGCCGCTGGGCATCCGTTGCGCCGCGGCCCTCAACCCCACCGATACCGCGGCGAGCATGCGGGTGCTCACGGCGCCGCTTGCGAACCGGATGGTGCACGTCACCTGGGCGCCCGACGCCGACAGTTGGGCCGAAGGATACCTGTCCGGCTGGCGTTTCGTCCTGCCGGCACTCCCCGAAGGCTGGCAGCGCGGTCTTCCCGCGACGCGGGCAAAGGTGGCCGCGTTTGTCCGTTCGCAGCCGAGTTTTCTTCACTGCGAACCGGCCGACCCAAACGCGCAGGGCTCTCCGTGGCCGTCGGGCCGAACGTGGGACATGGTGAGCACACTCCTCACCGCCTGCGACGCCGCAGACGCAAACATCAAAGTCCGGTGGCTGCTCACCGCCGGCGCGGTCGGCGATAGCGCCGCGGCCGCGTACCTGAGGTGGCAACGCGAGGCGGGATTTGTGCAGCCGGGCGGCGATGCGGCGGCCCAGTTCGCCTCGGAGCGGACGACGCGGAGGCCGGCGCTGCTCACGACGATGTAG